A region of Eschrichtius robustus isolate mEscRob2 chromosome 19, mEscRob2.pri, whole genome shotgun sequence DNA encodes the following proteins:
- the EXOSC6 gene encoding exosome complex component MTR3, producing the protein MPGDNRRIRGPEESQPPQLYATDEEEVPAARDPTRLRPVYARAGLLSQAKGSAYLEAGGTKVLCAVSGPRQVEGGERGGGPAGAGGETPAALRGRLLCDFRRAPFSGRRRRAPPGGSEERELALALQEALEPAVRLGRYPRAQLEVSALLLEDGGSALAAALTAAAIALADAGIEMYDLVVGCGLSRALGPEPTWLLDPTLLEEERAAAGLTVALMPVLNQVAGLLGSGEGGPTESWAEAVRLGLEGCQRLYPVLQQCLVRAARRRGAATPP; encoded by the coding sequence ATGCCCGGGGACAACCGCCGCATCCGCGGGCCCGAGGAGTCGCAGCCGCCTCAGTTGTACGCGACCGACGAGGAAGAGGTGCCGGCCGCTCGCGACCCGACGCGGCTCCGGCCTGTGTACGCGCGCGCCGGGCTGTTGAGCCAGGCCAAGGGCTCGGCCTACCTGGAGGCGGGAGGCACCAAGGTGCTGTGCGCAGTGTCCGGCCCACGCCAGGTAGAGGGCGGTGAGCGCGGTGGTGGCCCGGCCGGAGCGGGCGGCGAGACCCCGGCCGCGCTGCGGGGCCGCCTGCTCTGCGACTTTCGCCGCGCGCCCTTCTCGGGCCGCCGGCGCCGCGCTCCCCCGGGTGGCAGCGAGGAGCGTGAGCTGGCGCTGGCGCTGCAGGAGGCGCTCGAGCCGGCCGTGCGCCTGGGCCGCTACCCGCGCGCGCAGCTCGAGGTGTCGGCGCTGCTGCTCGAGGACGGCGGCTCGGCGCTGGCCGCCGCGCTCACGGCTGCCGCGATCGCCCTGGCCGACGCGGGCATCGAAATGTACGACCTGGTGGTGGGCTGCGGTTTAAGCCGCGCGCTGGGGCCCGAGCCCACCTGGCTGCTGGATCCCACGCTGCTAGAGGAGGAACGCGCCGCCGCCGGCCTCACCGTGGCGCTTATGCCGGTGCTCAACCAGGTGGCCGGGCTGCTGGGCAGCGGGGAGGGCGGCCCGACCGAGAGCTGGGCGGAGGCCGTGCGCCTGGGTCTCGAGGGCTGCCAGCGCCTCTACCCCGTTTTGCAGCAGTGCTTAGTACGGGCCGCCCGCCGGAGGGGCGCCGCCACGCCGCCCTGA
- the AARS1 gene encoding alanine--tRNA ligase, cytoplasmic: MDSTLTASEIRQRFIDFFKRNEHTYVHSSATIPLDDPTLLFANAGMNQFKPIFLNTVDPSHPMAKLSRAANTQKCIRAGGKHNDLDDVGKDVYHHTFFEMLGSWSFGDYFKELACKMALELLTQEFGIPVERLYVTYFGGDEAAGLEPDLECKQIWQNLGLDDSKILPGNMKDNFWEMGDTGPCGPCSEIHYDRIGGRDAAHLVNQDNPNVLEIWNLVFIQYNRETDGILKPLPKKSIDTGMGLERLVSVLQNKMSNYDTDLFVPYFEAIQKGTGARPYTGKVGADDADGIDMAYRVLADHARTITVALADGGRPDNTGRGYVLRRILRRAVRYSHEKLNASRGFFATLADVVVQSLGDAFPELKKDPDMVKDIINDEEVQFLKTLSRGRRILDRKIQSLGDSKTIPGDTAWLLYDTYGFPVDLTGLIAEEKGLVVDMDGFEEERKLAQLKSQGKGAGGEDLIMLDIYAIEELREKGLEATDDSPKYNYHSDSGGSYVFESAVATVMALRRDKMFVEEVSTGQECGVVLDKTCFYAEQGGQIYDEGYLVKVDDSSEDKTEFTVKNAQVRGGYVLHIGTIYGNLKVGDQVRLFIDEPRRRPVMSNHTATHILNFALRSVLGEADQRGSLVAPDRLRFDFTAKGAMSTQQIKKAEEIANEMIEAAKPVYTQDCPLAAAKAIQGLRAVFDETYPDPVRVVSIGVPVSELLDDPSGPAGSLTSVEFCGGTHLQNSSHAGAFVIVSEEAIAKGIRRIVAVTGAEAQKALRKAESLKKSLSVTEAKVKAQTAPNKDVQREIADLGEALATAVIPQWQKDEFRENLRSLKKIMDDLDRANKADVQKRVLEKTKQLIDSSPNQPLVILEMESGASAKALNEALKLFKTHSPETSAMLFTVDNEAGKITCLCQVPQNAANRGLKASEWVQQVSGLMDGKGGGKDVSAQATGKNVGCLQEALQLATSFAQLHLGDVKN; the protein is encoded by the exons ATGGACTCAACCCTAACAGCAAGTGAAATCCGGCAGCGTTTTATAGATTTCTTCAAGAGAAATGAACACACCTATGTTCACTCATCTGCCACCATCCCTTTGGATGATCCCACTTTGCTCTTTGCCAATGCAGGCATGAACCAG TTCAAACCCATCTTTCTGAATACTGTTGACCCATCTCACCCTATGGCAAAGCTGAGCAGAGCTGCCAATACCCAGAAATGCATCCGGGCTGGGGGCAAACACAATGACCTGGACGATGTGGGCAAGGATGTCTATCATCACACCTTCTTTGAGATGTTGGGCTCCTGGTCTTTTGGAGATTACTTCAAG gAATTGGCATGTAAGATGGCTCTAGAACTTCTCACCCAAGAGTTTGGCATTCCAGTTGAAAGACTCTACGTTACTTACTTTGGGGGGGATGAAGCAGCCGGCTTAGAACCAGACCTGGAGTGCAAACAGATCTGGCAAAACTTGGG GCTGGATGACAGCAAAATCCTTCCGGGCAACATGAAGGATAACTTCTGGGAGATGGGTGACACAGGCCCTTGTGGTCCCTGCAGTGAGATCCACTATGACCGGATTGGTGGTCGGGATGCGGCGCACCTCGTCAACCAGGATAACCCCAATGTGCTAGAGATCTGGAACCTCGTGTTCATCCAGTATAACAG GGAAACCGATGGCATTCTGAAACCTCTTCCCAAGAAAAGCATTGACACAGGGATGGGCCTGGAGCGACTGGTGTCTGTGCTGCAGAATAAAATGTCCAACTATGACACTGACCTTTTTGTCCCTTACTTTGAAGCCATTCAGAAG GGCACGGGTGCTCGGCCATACACTGGGAAGGTTGGTGCTGATGACGCTGATGGGATCGACATGGCCTACCGGGTGCTGGCCGACCATGCTCGGACCATCACCGTGGCCCTGGCTGATGGTGGCCGACCTGACAACACAGGGCGGGG GTATGTGTTGAGACGGATTCTCCGCCGGGCTGTTCGATACTCCCATGAGAAACTCAACGCCAGCAGGGGTTTCTTTGCTACATTAGCAGATGTTGTCGTCCAGTCCCTG GGAGATGCATTTCCTGAGCTAAAGAAGGACCCAGATATGGTGAAGGACATCATTAATGACGAAGAGGTGCAATTTCTCAAGACGCTCAGCAGAGGGCGTCGCATCCTGGACAGGAAAATTcagagcctgggagacagcaaaACCATTCCCG GGGACACTGCTTGGCTCCTCTATGACACCTATGGGTTTCCAGTGGATCTTACTGGACTGATTGCTGAAGAGAAGGGCCTGGTGGTAGATATGGATGGCTttgaagaggagaggaagctggCTCAG CTGAAATCACAGGGCAAGGGAGCTGGTGGGGAAGATCTCATTATGCTGGACATTTATGCTATTGAAGAGCTCCGGGAAAAGGGTCTGGAGGCAACAGATGATTCCCCAAAGTATAATTACCATTCGGACTCCGGTGGGAGCTACG TGTTTGAGAGTGCGGTGGCTACAGTGATGGCTCTGCGCAGGGACAAGATGTTTGTGGAGGAAGTGTCCACAGGCCAGGAGTGTGGAGTGGTGCTGGACAAGACCTGTTTCTATGCCGAGCAAGGAGGGCAGATCTACGACGAAGGCTACCTGGTGAAGGTCGATGACAGCAGCGAAGAC AAAACTGAGTTTACGGTGAAGAACGCTCAGGTCCGAGGAGGATATGTCCTGCACATAGGAACAATCTATGGCAACCTGAAAGTGGGGGATCAGGTCCGGCTGTTTATTGATGAG CCCCGACGGAGGCCTGTCATGAGCAACCACACAGCCACTCACATCCTGAACTTCGCCCTGCGTTCCGTGCTTGGGGAGGCTGACCAGAGAGGCTCCCTGGTTGCTCCTGACCGCCTTCGGTTTGACTTCACCGCCAAGGGAGCCATGTCCACCCAACAGATCAAGAAGGCCGAGGAGATTGCAAACGAGATGATTGAAGCTGCCAAG CCCGTCTACACCCAGGATTGTCCTCTGGCAGCAGCTAAAGCCATCCAGGGCCTGCGGGCTGTGTTTGATGAGACCTATCCTGACCCTGTGCGAGTCGTCTCTATTGGGGTCCCGGTGTCTGAGCTGTTGGATGATCCCTCCGGTCCTGCTGGCTCGCTCACTTCTGTTGAGTTCTGTGGGGGAAC GCATCTGCAGAATTCGAGTCACGCGGGAGCTTTTGTGATTGTGAGTGAAGAAGCTATTGCCAAGGGCATCCGGAGGATTGTTGCTGTCACAGGTGCCGAAGCCCAGAAG GCGCTCAGGAAAGCGGAGAGCTTGAAGAAATCTCTCTCTGTCACGGAGGCCAAAGTGAAGGCCCAGACTGCTCCAAATAAGGACGTGCAGAGGGAGATCGCGGACCTCGGTGAG GCTCTGGCCACCGCAGTCATCCCTCAGTGGCAGAAGGATGAATTCCGGGAGAATCTCAGATCCCTGAAGAAAATCATGGATGACCTAGACCGAGCTAACAAAGCCGATGTCCAGAAGCGG GTGCTGGAGAAGACAAAGCAGCTCATTGACAGCAGCCCCAACCAGCCCCTTGTCATCCTGGAGATGGAGAGCGGCGCCTCGGCCAAG GCCCTGAACGAAGCCTTGAAGCTCTTCAAGACGCATTCCCCTGAGACGTCTGCCATGCTCTTCACAGTGGATAATGAGGCTGGCAAGATCACATGCTTGTGTCAAGTCCCCCAG AATGCAGCCAACCGGGGCCTGAAAGCCAGTGAGTGGGTGCAACAGGTGTCAGGTCTGATGGATGGCAAAGGTGGTGGCAAAGATGTGTCCGCTCAGGCCACAGGCAAGAACGTGGGCTGCCTGCAGGAGGCGCTGCAGCTGGCCACCTCCTTTGCCCAGCTCCACCTGGGAGATGTGAAGAACTGA